A window from Mus caroli chromosome 2, CAROLI_EIJ_v1.1, whole genome shotgun sequence encodes these proteins:
- the Slpi gene encoding antileukoproteinase: MKSSGLLPFTVLLALGILAPWTVEGGKNDAIKIGACPAKKPVQCLKLEKPACGSDWECPGKQRCCQDACGFKCVTPVPIRKPVWRKPGRCLKTQTRCLMLNPPNVCQRDGQCDGKYKCCEGSCGKVCLLPM; encoded by the exons ATGAAGTCTAGCGGCCTTTTACCTTTCACGGTGCTCCTTGCTCTGGGGATCCTGGCACCCTGGACTGTGGAAGGAGGCAAAAATG ATGCTATCAAAATCGGAGCCTGCCCTGCTAAAAAGCCTGTCCAGTGCCTTAAGCTTGAGAAGCCAGCATGCGGTTCTGACTGGGAGTGCCCGGGAAAGCAGAGGTGCTGCCAAGATGCTTGCGGTTTCAAGTGCGTGACTCCTGTTCCCATTCGCAAACCAG TGTGGAGGAAGCCTGGGAGGTGCCTCAAAACTCAGACAAGATGTTTGATGCTTAACCCTCCCAATGTCTGCCAGAGGGACGGGCAGTGTGACGGCAAATACAAGTGCTGTGAGGGCTCATGTGGGAAAGTCTGCCTCCTCCCGATGTGA